GTTTAATAAATAAAGAATAGAATAATAGAATAATAGAATAATAGAATGATGCTGCGTTTCCTTTTTCTTTGAAATGTGAAACTCAAAAGTAGCATCATTAGCGCTTTTAACTAAGACCGCGTAAGATAGGCCAATAAATTGCTGGAAAATTTTAGAATACTCTTTAAATGATACCAATGGAATGAATTAAGTGTTCATGTATTACTCAGGAAAAATTAGCGCTAACAAGGCGTGATTTATGACAACGCTGGTAGGGATAATTTTTCCAGCAAGACGGAACACTTTTATAACTCTTTTGGTATTAGTAGAAATTAATGACGCATTCAAGCGTACATCTCGATATATAAGCATGATCAACCAATTTTAATTTAAAAAATAAGTAGAATTGAAACATATATTAATGTTATTGCGACAAAGATCGATTCAGGCGCAATAACAGCAGAAAAGATTCATTAACTATCAAAAGAAAGGCGTGTATCTATGTGTGGAATTGTTGGTATTGTCGGCTCTACTCCTGTTAATCAGAGTATTTATGATGCGTTAACGGTATTACAACATCGGGGGCAAGATGCAGCGGGGATCGTGACTGTTGCAGGCAATAACTTTAAACAACGTAAGGCAAATGGTTTAGTCAAAGATGTGTTTGGCTCTAAACATATGCAACGATTACAAGGCAACATTGGCATTGGCCATGTCCGTTATCCTACCGCTGGCTGTGCAAGTGCCGCCGAAGCGCAACCTTTTTATGTTAATTCTCCGTGGGGATTATGTTTAGCACACAATGGTAATTTAACTAATGCGTGTGAATTACGTGATACCTTACGTCTTTCTCGTCGTCACCTTAATACCACCTCCGACTCTGAAATCCTATTAAACGTTTTTGCAGCTGAATTAGATCAATTTCCGGGTGATAGTTTGAGCCCTGAAAAAATCTTTGCTGCGGTAAGCGAAGTGCATAAAAAAGTGAAAGGCGCTTATGCCGTTGTCTCTTTAATGATTGGTCATGGCATGATTGCTTTTCGCGACCCTCATGGCATTCGTCCTCTCGTGTTAGGCTCTCGCACTACCGAAGAGGGGGATATTGAATATATTGTTGCCTCTGAAAGTGTTGGCCTCGATACCATTGGTTTTGAAGTGTTACGCGACGTTGAGCCAGGAGAAGCGATATTTATTACAGAAGATCGTCAATTATTTAGTAAAAAATGTGCGCCAAACAGTACATTGCATCCCTGCATTTTTGAATATGTTTATTTAGCGCGTCCAGACTCAAAATTAAATGGTATTTCTGTCTATGAAGCGCGCCTAGAAATGGGTAGAACGCTTGGCGCGAAAATTAAGCGTGAATGGAAGGATATTCAAATTGATGCCGTTATTCCTATTCCTGAAACATCGAACGAAATAGCGCATCAAATCGCTAATGAGTTAGGTTTACCATATCGCCAAGGTTTTGTGAAAAACCGTTATATTGGTCGTACCTTTATCATGCCAGGCCAAACTCAGCGCCGTAAAGCCGTTCGTCGTAAATTAAATGCAATTACAGCCGAGTTTAAAGATAAAGCCGTATTGTTGGTCGATGATTCAATTGTACGCGGTACAACCTCTGAGCAAATTGTTGAGATGGTACGTGAAGCGGGTGCTAAAAAAGTGTATTTTGCGTCTGCAGCCCCTCAAATTTGTCACCCTAATGTTTACGGTATTGATATGCCAAATGCCCGTGAACTCATTGCGTATAACCGAACGGTTGAACAGATCAGTGATTGCATTGGCTCTGATAAGTTAATTTATCAGGATCTTGAGGATTTAAAAGCGGCGGTTAAAAAACAAAATCCAAACGTTGATGGTTTTGAGTGTTCGGTTTTTGATGGTTACTATATTACGGAAGATATTGACCAAGCGTATTTTGATAGGTTATCTAAGTTGCGCAGTGAGCAACCTAAAAAAGTGAACGACTCTAAAGAAGAGACGTGTCTAGAAATTTATAACGAAGCTTAGAACGTTTAAGATTGAAAAGGCATAAAAAAACCACGTTAATTAACGTGGTTTTTTTTATCCAAAACTTCTTATCTATTTATCGTTTAGATTAAAAGTCTGCACTACCTGGCGCGCGAGGGAAGGCTATTACATCACGGATATTTTGTACACCGGTCACGTAAGAGACTAAACGTTCAAAACCTAAACCAAAGCCTGCATGAGGAACGGTGCCATACTTACGTAAGTCGCGGTACCAGCTGTAATCATCTTTATTAAGACCCATTTCAGCAAGGCGTTTATCAAGCGCTTCTAAATTCTCTTCACGTTGACTACCACCGATGATCTCACCAATACCCGGTGCGATAACATCCATTGCAGCCACTGTTTTACCGTCTGCATTTAATTTCATGTAGAAGGCTTTAATGTCTTTCGGATAATTTTGTAAAATGATTGGCGCTCCCACGTGCTTTTCAGCAAGGTAACGCTCATGCTCTGATTGTAAATCAACGCCCCATTTTACAGGGTACTCAAAATCTTGACCACAATTTTCTAAAATTTCAATCGCTTCGCTGTAATCCATACGCACAAAGTCAGAGTTGATCATGTTCTCTAATCGAGAGATAGCTTCTTTGTCCACACGTTGTGCAAAAAAGGCCATGTCATCCGCACGCTCTTCTAAGACGGCTTTAAATACATATTTAAGCATATCTTCAGCAAGTTGCGCGACGTCATTAAGATCAGCAAACGCGATTTCAGGCTCAACCATCCAAAATTCTGCAAGATGGCGTGTCGTATGTGAATTTTCAGCTCTGAAAGTAGGACCAAACGTATATACATTACTCAGCGCACAGGCATACGTTTCTGCATTTAATTGACCAGATACTGTCATAAAGGTTTCTTTACCAAAGAAATCTTGTTTGTAATCTACTTTACCGTCAGCTGTTTTTGGCAAGTTTTCTAAGTCTAGGGTGCTTACTCTAAACATTTCACCGGCACCTTCACAGTCACTACCTGTAATGATAGGGGTACTGATCCAATTAAAGCCACGCTCATAAAAGAAGTTATGGATTGCGTGTGATAAACAGTTACGTACACGGGTTACCGCGCCAAACATATTGGTACGTGGACGAAGATGTGCATGCTCACGCATATATTCAATACTATGACGTTTAGCAGACATAGGGTAAGTGTCAGGATCTTGTACAAAGCCAACGACCACAACTTTAGTTGCTTGGATCTCAAAGCTTTGGCCTTTACCTGGGCTTTCCACTAATTCGCCAGTAACTTCAACACTACAACCGGCCGTTAGGCTCAATACATCATTACTATAATTTTCAAGTGTAGCGGGTACAACGGCTTGGATAGGATCAAAACAAGAGCCATCATAGATAGCTAAAAAAGAGATCCCTGCTTTTGAATCACGACGAGTACGGATCCAACCTTTAACGGTAACTTGACTACCGATCGGTAATGTACTGTTGAAAATATCAACAATGGCTGTTTTTGACATGAGAGTGAGGCTCCATAAGCACAATTTGTACTGTTTTTTTATAAAAAATTAATAGAGGCATATCTTACCTAGGCGTGGGCGAGATACAAGCGTCTGCTTTGATGATATTGCATTTTTTAATGATTTAAGGGCACTTTTAACCTCAGGATAGAAAAGTGCGCTTATTTGTTGCTAATATGAGCAATTTTAACTGAGATCATTTTTCACTATTTTGTAATTTTTGTACGACGAAAAAGATAGCATCGCATAATTTTTTTAATGACACGTCATCAATAATATAGGCGGGCATAATATAAATAAGCTTACCAAAAGGACGGATCCAAACACCTTGCTCCACAAAGTGTTTTTGCACTTCTGCAACGTTAATAGATTGCTTTACTTGCACGACGCCAATCGCGCCCAGTACGCGAACCGATGCGACGTTTTCCAAGGTAAGGCAAGGTGTTAAGTAGTGTTTAAGTTGTGTACTTATATGCGCCACTTTTTCAAGCCAAGGTGCGCTCAGTAATTTTTCAATGTTGGCATTGGCAATAGCGCACGCCAGAGGGTTCGCCATAAACGTAGGACCATGCATAAAGACCCCGGCGCTACCTTGGCTGATAGTCGTGGCGATATGCTTTGTACATAGGGTGGCAGCAAGGCTCAAGTATCCGCCCGTTAATGCTTTACCTAAACATAAGATATCAGGACTTATTTGTGCATGCTCACAGGCAAACATTTTCCCAGTGCGTCCAAAGCCGGTCGCAATTTCATCACAGATTAATAAAACATTATATTGGTCGCATAATGCGCGCACCCCTTTTAAATATTCAGGGTGATAGAAGAACATGCCTCCGGCGCCTTGTACAATAGGCTCTAAAATAACGGCTGCGATATTCGCATGATGTTTACTTAGCATCTCGGCTATTGGGGCAAGGTCGCTTTCATCCCAAGGGTCGTCAAATGCAATTTTGGGTTGAGGCGCAAACAGTTGCTCGGTTAAAAAATGATGGTAAAGCTCATGCATCGCGCCTTTAGGATCTGTGACGCTCATGGCACCAAAGGTATCGCCATGGTAAGCATGGCGCAAACTCAAAAACTGCGAGCGCGGGCTTCCTTTAGCATGCCAATATTGTAATGCCATTTTAAGCGCGACTTCAACGCTGACACTGCCTGAATCACAAAAGAAAACCTTCTCAAGCTCTTTAGGCGTTATTTGTATGAGCTTTTTACCTAATTCGATAGCCGGCTCATGGGTTAACCCGCCAAACATCACATGCGCCATTTTATCTATCTGATTTTTTGCTGCGTCATTAAGCTCACTGACGTTATAACCAAATAGACAAGCCCACCATGATGACATGCCATCAATTAATTCTCGATCATGCTCAAGTTTTAGCGTGCATCCCGAAGCGCTAAGTACGCCATAGCAAGGTAGTGGGCTGTGCATCGAAGTATAGGGATGCCATAGATGTTCTTTATCAAAATCGAGATCTAATGTTTTATCGCTCATAATGTAATCACTTGTAAAGTAAAATCAACTAATAAGTTGACAGTGTATCTGTGAACCTTAAACTAACCAAATATATTTATAAGCATGAAGAGAAATATGAGCAATACAATGTCACTGCGCCACGATTGGAAAGTATCGGAAGTAGATAGCCTTTTTTCGATACCCTTTATGGATCTATTATTTGAAGCGCAAACCATACACCGAGCACATTTCCCTAAAAACGAAGTGCAGGTGAGTACCTTATTATCGATCAAAACGGGCGCTTGTCCGGAAGATTGTAAGTATTGCCCTCAAAGCGCACGTTATTCAACGGGACTCGCAAAAGAGTCCTTAATGGAAGTTGAAAAAGTATTACAAGCTGCGAAAGATGCCAAAGCCACTGGCTCTACACGATTTTGTATGGGGGCCGCTTGGAAAAACCCTAAAGCACGGGATATGCCTTATTTAGTGCAGATGATCCAAGAGGTGAAAGCCTTGGGCCTAGAGTCTTGTATGACGTTAGGGATGCTTAATAAAGGCCAAGCAACAGAGCTTGCGCAGGCAGGGCTTGATTATTACAACCATAACTTAGACACCTCTCCTGAGTATTATAAACAGATCATTACCACGCGCACTTATCAAGATAGGTTAGATACGTTAGATAATGTTCGCCATGCAGGTATGAAAGTGTGCAGTGGTGGCATTGTAGGCTTGGGAGAACAAAGCACAGATCGCTCTGCGCTGTTAGTGCAACTCGCCAACATGGCAATACATCCAGAGAGTGTACCCATTAATAAGCTCGTAAAAGTGGCCGGTACGCCCCTAGAAAATGTAGAGGACTTAGATGACTTTATCTTTATTAAAACTATCGCCATCGCACGCATAATGATGCCTAAATCGCATGTGCGTTTATCGGCAGGCCGTGATGATATGTCTGAACAAACACAAGCCTTGTGTTTTATGGCGGGTGCTAACTCTATCTTCTATGGTTGTAAGTTACTGACAACGGCGAACCCAGACGAAAACTCGGATATGCGTTTATTTAAAAAACTGGGCATTAATAAAGAAAAAGTACATTTTTCGCCTTTTGAGCAAGAGAAAAAAATAGATGCTGCTATTATTCGTTACCGCGAAAAAGATGAATTGTTTTATGATGCAACGGCAACACTATAATGGCATTTGATTTTATACAAAGTGCGTTAATGCAACGTAAGCAAGAAGGCCTATATCGGCAAACTAAAATCAGTGAAAATGCCCAAGGGCGATATATACAGATAGCAGGTCAACGTTACCTTAATTTTTCAAGTAATGACTACTTAGGTCTCGCGGGCGATCCCTTATTAATCAAAGCATGGCAAAAAGGCGCGCAACTCTTTGGCGTTGGTAGTGGGGGGTCGTACCTTGTCACCGGCTACCAACAAGCACATGCTGATTTGTGCGCGCAATTAAAGGATTGGCTAGGAGTGCCTGCCGTGGCTTTATTTAATTCAGGCTACTCGGCGAACCAAGCCATTATTAAATTGTTACTTAGTAAAAATGCATTATTAGTACAAGATAAACTTAACCATGCCTCTTTAATGGAGGCGGGTATGCTCAGTGATTGTAAAATGTTGCGTTTTAAACACAATGATATGGGCCATTTAAGCCAAATCTTGCAAAAAAATGTAAATAAAGACACCTTACTTATCAGTGAAGGTGTGTTTAGCATGGATGGTGATAGAGCGCCTATTAGTGATTTGTATCAACAGGCGAAGAGACGTAATGCTTGGCTTATGATAGATGACGCGCATGGCTTAGGTGTCTTAGGATCCCAAGGTAAAGGCAGTGTCGTAGAAGCCGGCCTTAGCAATGATATGCCACAGATTTATATGGCAACCTTTGGTAAAGCGCTGGGTGTGGGTGGCGCGTTTGTAGCAGGCTCTCAAGAGCTCATTGATTACATTACAAATTTCAGTAAACCTTATATCTATACAACCGGACTTCCTCCGGCGATGGCTTATGCCGTTATGTGTGCAGCTGACATGGTGTCCAAGGATAATTGGCGACGCGATAAGTTATTACATCTCATCGAAACATTTAAGCGTAGCGCATCTTTAAATGGCATTAGACTGGCGCCATCGTCTACCGCCATTCAACCTTTGATAATAGGTAGCGCAGACAAAGCTATACGCATCGCAACGCAGCTTAAACAGCTCGGTTTTTGGGTAACCGCTATTCGCCCTCCAACGGTGCCAATGGGCCAATCGAGATTACGCATTACATTAACTACAAGCCATGAAGTCAAAGATATTCAGGCATTGATGCAGTCCCTTTCTTTGGTATTACATGACAATAAATAAACAAGCTATCGCAGCCTCTTTTTCAAAAGCTGCCAGTAACTACGATCACTTTGCATCATTACAGCGCTGCATTGGCAAACAATTATTGGCAGACATGACGCAGCTTGAGGCTTCACATATTTTAGACATGGGCTGTGGTACTGGCTATTTTAGTGAGAAATTAGGTGCAAAATTCAAACAAAGGTATATTAATTGTTTAGATATTAGTGCTAACATGCTCTTGGAAGTAAAAAAAAGGTCACAGAATAAAGTTATCTGTGTGCAAGGCGATATTGATGCCTTACCTTTTAAAGACGCCTCTTTTGATTTAATTTATAGCAATTTAGTGGTGCAGTGGAGCGCTGATTTGTCTTTGTGTTTAGGGCAGGTTAAACGTTGTTTAAAAACGGGAGGAAAAGCGTACCTTTCAACATTATTAGAAGGCTCTTTGGGTGAATTAACACAAGCTTGGAAGTCTGTAGATAGCTTTGCGCACACTAATACCTTTATGAGCTTAGCGCGTTTACGTAAAGACCTAAAAACCGCGGGCTTTACGCAGGTTACATTAAGAGTGGAAACGCATACGTTGACCTATGAAAATGTATTACATGTTATGCGCGCATTGAAAGGGGTCGGTGCAAACCATGTGCATGGCCATCAAGGGAACACCTTAGGCGTAAAGTCGTTAATAAAAAAACTGCAAAAGGGTTATCAACCTTTTAAAAACAGCCAAGGGAAATATCCTTTAACTTATCAAGTGTGTTATATCGAGGTCGCTAAATGAAAGCTTATTTTATCACGGGCACAGATACCGAAGTAGGTAAAACACTGTGTAGTCGTGCGTTACTTTTAGCTGCTGCAAAACAAAACGTAAGTACGTTAGGGTATAAACCGATTGCAGCCGGATGCCAAGTGACCTCTTATGGCTTGCGTAATGAAGATGCATTACTTTTACAGCAAGCGAGTAGTATTAAACTTGCCTATGAATACATTAATCCTTTTGCTTTATATCAGCCTATTGCGCCACATATTGCCGCTAAATTAGAAGGTAAACCCGTTCACATTGACGATTTGTCCAAAGCCTTTAAAAAAGTTAAGCTGCAAGCCAAAGTGATTATTGTTGAGGGTGCTGGTGGATGGCGCTTGGCTGTTAATGATCATCAATTTTTATCTCAATGGGTACAACAAGAAAAATTACCCGTGATCTTAGTCGTGGCGATGAAGTTAGGCTGTTTAAATCATGCAATATTAACCTATGAGAGTATTTTAGCCGATGGTTTAAACGTCGTGGGTTGGATGGCTAATCAAATGCATACCGTGAAGATGCCATATTATCAACAAAATATAGATTTTCTTAAAGCGCATATCAAAGCGCCCATGATTGCTGAAATTCCTTATATGAGAAGCTCTAATATGGCTGATTTAGAGGGCCATGTAAATTTTGATTTCTTAAGCGAAGCCATAGAGGCATAATAGGCAAAGAGATAAGAATAAAAGATGCTTATCTATCAACGTCGTAGAGCAGACTAAATCGAATTATCGATATTAACATCAGTATATAAACCAGAGAGGGACAATTAGGTGCAAAAAAATATTATATTATTAGCGTTATCCGCATTGTTTATACAACCTACATGGGCAGAAAATGCTCCATTAGAAAAACTAACCGTTTACACGTATAACTCTTTTACTTCTGACTGGGGTCCTGGTCCTAAAATAGAGAAAGCCTTTGAAGAAAGTTGCAATTGTGATCTCGATTTTGTCAGCTTAGATGATGGTATCTCTGTTTTAAATCGTTTACGTTTAGAAGGTAATAATAGTCGCGCAGATATTATTTTAGGTCTAGATGATAGTTTAATGGCAGATGCTGAAAAAACCGGTTTATTAGCGAAGCATAATATGGACTTAACGAATATTAAAACAGCTAATAAGTGGACTGATCTTACGTTTGTTCCGTATGATCAAGGATATTTCGCCTTTGTTTATAATAAAGATAAGCTAAAAAATCCCCCTAAAAGTTTAAAAGAGCTGGTGGAGCGTAAGGATGATTTAAAAATTATCTATCAAGATCCACGTACTTCAACTCCCGGCTTAGGATTGTTGTTATGGATGAAGTCTGTTTATGGTGATTCAGTAAGCCGTGCATGGAAACAATTAGACAAAAAAACGGTTACGGTGACTAAAGGTTGGACAGAGAGTTACAGTATGTTTTTAAAAGGCGAAGCCGATATGGTGTTGTCTTATACAACATCGCCTGCTTACCATATTATCGTTGAAGGTAAAAACCAATATGTTGCCGCTGACTTTAGCGAAGGACATTATATGCAAACGGAAGTGGCTGCGATTGTTAAAAGTAGTCAGCATAAAAAATTGGCTGAAAAATTTATGCACTTTATGCTCAGTGATGAGTTTCAAGGTGAGATTGCAACGGGCAATTGGATGTACCCAGTAACAGACGTTGCTTTACCTGAACAATTTAGACAATTAACCGTGCCTAGCAAAGCATTATCCATTAAGAGTGAAGACGTTTCTACGCATCGCCGTGCTTGGACGCGTGAGTGGTTAAATGCGTTAACTGATTAATGTTACTTAAAAAAGTACAAATTCCCGGCCTATTATTGGCCGGTTTTATTAGTTTTTTTGTAGCAGGGGCGTTGATAGCCTTACTCGCTCATTCTACTACATTAAATGTGAGTGCACTCTGGCAGGATCCCTACTATCGACATATCACTACCTTTAGTTTTTATCAGGCTTTTTTATCCACATTACTGAGTGTTGTCTTAGCTATTCCTATCAGCCATGCATTATATCGGCGTGAATTTTGGGGAAAAGCATTATTATTAAAGCTCTTTGCAAGTACCTTAGTGCTCCCGGTGCTGGTGGCTATTTTTGGTTTGTTAAGTATTTATGGTAACAGTGGTTTATTGGCGCAATTATTAACAAAATTCCAAGCTTCATTGCCTTTTTCTATCTATGGATTAAAAGGCATATTACTGGCGCATGTTTTTTTCAACCTACCGTTTGCAACGCGTCTTTTTTTACAAGCCTTACAATCTATCCCTGAGCCGCAGCATAAGCTGGCAGCCCACCTCGGCATGACGCATTGGTTAAAATTTAAGTATTTAGAATGGCCACATATACGCGGGCAGCTTACTCACGTTGCAGGGCTTATTTTTATGCTTTGTTTCACCAGTTTTGCAACCGTGATGGCGATTGGCGGAGGCCCTAAGGCAACCACCATTGAATTGGCTATATATCAAGCAATCAAGTTTGATTTTGATTTGCAAAGTGGCGCATTGCTCGCGCTATGGCAAATGTCATTGTGCGCACTGCTTGCTTTTTTTATACAAAAAACAATGCGCAGTTCCCGACTGAGTGCCTCGTATACGAGCGTAAAAGTTTATTTATTTAGCGACCGAAAAAGGGATAAATGTTGGGATTTTTTCTGCATAACATTAGTGATCGCCTTTGTTATTCCTCCGCTTCTGATGGTGTTGGTTGCCGGTCTCAATGAAAAACTGCTTATTGTTTTAAGTGATTTTTATTTTTGGATGGCCTTTAAAAACTCAATGATCATTGCGATTTCTGCGGGTTTTCTTGCCCTTACTCTGGCCTTTTTTATATTACTTTGTAGCCGAGTTTGGCGCATGCGAGGCTTGCATTCCTATGCCGATAATATTGAGATATTGGCAACCATCATACTGGTGACGCCGGGCCTTGTGATCAGCACTGGATTATTTTTATTATTACGAGAATTTAATCATTATGCCATGCTCCCTTTGTTTATTGTTATTGTGGTCAATGCGTTAATGGCGTTACCCTTTGCGCTTAAAAATTTGGCGGAGCCGATGTTACATAACGCGCAAAAATATGACAAACTCTGTGCTAGCTTAGGTATCTTTTCAGGGTATCGT
The sequence above is a segment of the Psychromonas sp. CNPT3 genome. Coding sequences within it:
- the purF gene encoding amidophosphoribosyltransferase encodes the protein MCGIVGIVGSTPVNQSIYDALTVLQHRGQDAAGIVTVAGNNFKQRKANGLVKDVFGSKHMQRLQGNIGIGHVRYPTAGCASAAEAQPFYVNSPWGLCLAHNGNLTNACELRDTLRLSRRHLNTTSDSEILLNVFAAELDQFPGDSLSPEKIFAAVSEVHKKVKGAYAVVSLMIGHGMIAFRDPHGIRPLVLGSRTTEEGDIEYIVASESVGLDTIGFEVLRDVEPGEAIFITEDRQLFSKKCAPNSTLHPCIFEYVYLARPDSKLNGISVYEARLEMGRTLGAKIKREWKDIQIDAVIPIPETSNEIAHQIANELGLPYRQGFVKNRYIGRTFIMPGQTQRRKAVRRKLNAITAEFKDKAVLLVDDSIVRGTTSEQIVEMVREAGAKKVYFASAAPQICHPNVYGIDMPNARELIAYNRTVEQISDCIGSDKLIYQDLEDLKAAVKKQNPNVDGFECSVFDGYYITEDIDQAYFDRLSKLRSEQPKKVNDSKEETCLEIYNEA
- the bioA gene encoding adenosylmethionine--8-amino-7-oxononanoate transaminase, whose amino-acid sequence is MSDKTLDLDFDKEHLWHPYTSMHSPLPCYGVLSASGCTLKLEHDRELIDGMSSWWACLFGYNVSELNDAAKNQIDKMAHVMFGGLTHEPAIELGKKLIQITPKELEKVFFCDSGSVSVEVALKMALQYWHAKGSPRSQFLSLRHAYHGDTFGAMSVTDPKGAMHELYHHFLTEQLFAPQPKIAFDDPWDESDLAPIAEMLSKHHANIAAVILEPIVQGAGGMFFYHPEYLKGVRALCDQYNVLLICDEIATGFGRTGKMFACEHAQISPDILCLGKALTGGYLSLAATLCTKHIATTISQGSAGVFMHGPTFMANPLACAIANANIEKLLSAPWLEKVAHISTQLKHYLTPCLTLENVASVRVLGAIGVVQVKQSINVAEVQKHFVEQGVWIRPFGKLIYIMPAYIIDDVSLKKLCDAIFFVVQKLQNSEK
- the bioC gene encoding malonyl-ACP O-methyltransferase BioC: MTINKQAIAASFSKAASNYDHFASLQRCIGKQLLADMTQLEASHILDMGCGTGYFSEKLGAKFKQRYINCLDISANMLLEVKKRSQNKVICVQGDIDALPFKDASFDLIYSNLVVQWSADLSLCLGQVKRCLKTGGKAYLSTLLEGSLGELTQAWKSVDSFAHTNTFMSLARLRKDLKTAGFTQVTLRVETHTLTYENVLHVMRALKGVGANHVHGHQGNTLGVKSLIKKLQKGYQPFKNSQGKYPLTYQVCYIEVAK
- the asnS gene encoding asparagine--tRNA ligase; protein product: MSKTAIVDIFNSTLPIGSQVTVKGWIRTRRDSKAGISFLAIYDGSCFDPIQAVVPATLENYSNDVLSLTAGCSVEVTGELVESPGKGQSFEIQATKVVVVGFVQDPDTYPMSAKRHSIEYMREHAHLRPRTNMFGAVTRVRNCLSHAIHNFFYERGFNWISTPIITGSDCEGAGEMFRVSTLDLENLPKTADGKVDYKQDFFGKETFMTVSGQLNAETYACALSNVYTFGPTFRAENSHTTRHLAEFWMVEPEIAFADLNDVAQLAEDMLKYVFKAVLEERADDMAFFAQRVDKEAISRLENMINSDFVRMDYSEAIEILENCGQDFEYPVKWGVDLQSEHERYLAEKHVGAPIILQNYPKDIKAFYMKLNADGKTVAAMDVIAPGIGEIIGGSQREENLEALDKRLAEMGLNKDDYSWYRDLRKYGTVPHAGFGLGFERLVSYVTGVQNIRDVIAFPRAPGSADF
- the thiP gene encoding thiamine/thiamine pyrophosphate ABC transporter permease; amino-acid sequence: MLLKKVQIPGLLLAGFISFFVAGALIALLAHSTTLNVSALWQDPYYRHITTFSFYQAFLSTLLSVVLAIPISHALYRREFWGKALLLKLFASTLVLPVLVAIFGLLSIYGNSGLLAQLLTKFQASLPFSIYGLKGILLAHVFFNLPFATRLFLQALQSIPEPQHKLAAHLGMTHWLKFKYLEWPHIRGQLTHVAGLIFMLCFTSFATVMAIGGGPKATTIELAIYQAIKFDFDLQSGALLALWQMSLCALLAFFIQKTMRSSRLSASYTSVKVYLFSDRKRDKCWDFFCITLVIAFVIPPLLMVLVAGLNEKLLIVLSDFYFWMAFKNSMIIAISAGFLALTLAFFILLCSRVWRMRGLHSYADNIEILATIILVTPGLVISTGLFLLLREFNHYAMLPLFIVIVVNALMALPFALKNLAEPMLHNAQKYDKLCASLGIFSGYRFYLIEWKALKIPIVQAFSLSFALSIGDLSAIALFGNRDFSTLPLYLFQLMGSYQMQSAAVVALILLLLSVGIFILTERIFHLKRVQND
- the bioF gene encoding 8-amino-7-oxononanoate synthase, yielding MAFDFIQSALMQRKQEGLYRQTKISENAQGRYIQIAGQRYLNFSSNDYLGLAGDPLLIKAWQKGAQLFGVGSGGSYLVTGYQQAHADLCAQLKDWLGVPAVALFNSGYSANQAIIKLLLSKNALLVQDKLNHASLMEAGMLSDCKMLRFKHNDMGHLSQILQKNVNKDTLLISEGVFSMDGDRAPISDLYQQAKRRNAWLMIDDAHGLGVLGSQGKGSVVEAGLSNDMPQIYMATFGKALGVGGAFVAGSQELIDYITNFSKPYIYTTGLPPAMAYAVMCAADMVSKDNWRRDKLLHLIETFKRSASLNGIRLAPSSTAIQPLIIGSADKAIRIATQLKQLGFWVTAIRPPTVPMGQSRLRITLTTSHEVKDIQALMQSLSLVLHDNK
- the bioD gene encoding dethiobiotin synthase: MKAYFITGTDTEVGKTLCSRALLLAAAKQNVSTLGYKPIAAGCQVTSYGLRNEDALLLQQASSIKLAYEYINPFALYQPIAPHIAAKLEGKPVHIDDLSKAFKKVKLQAKVIIVEGAGGWRLAVNDHQFLSQWVQQEKLPVILVVAMKLGCLNHAILTYESILADGLNVVGWMANQMHTVKMPYYQQNIDFLKAHIKAPMIAEIPYMRSSNMADLEGHVNFDFLSEAIEA
- the thiB gene encoding thiamine ABC transporter substrate binding subunit, with protein sequence MQKNIILLALSALFIQPTWAENAPLEKLTVYTYNSFTSDWGPGPKIEKAFEESCNCDLDFVSLDDGISVLNRLRLEGNNSRADIILGLDDSLMADAEKTGLLAKHNMDLTNIKTANKWTDLTFVPYDQGYFAFVYNKDKLKNPPKSLKELVERKDDLKIIYQDPRTSTPGLGLLLWMKSVYGDSVSRAWKQLDKKTVTVTKGWTESYSMFLKGEADMVLSYTTSPAYHIIVEGKNQYVAADFSEGHYMQTEVAAIVKSSQHKKLAEKFMHFMLSDEFQGEIATGNWMYPVTDVALPEQFRQLTVPSKALSIKSEDVSTHRRAWTREWLNALTD
- the bioB gene encoding biotin synthase BioB, which encodes MSNTMSLRHDWKVSEVDSLFSIPFMDLLFEAQTIHRAHFPKNEVQVSTLLSIKTGACPEDCKYCPQSARYSTGLAKESLMEVEKVLQAAKDAKATGSTRFCMGAAWKNPKARDMPYLVQMIQEVKALGLESCMTLGMLNKGQATELAQAGLDYYNHNLDTSPEYYKQIITTRTYQDRLDTLDNVRHAGMKVCSGGIVGLGEQSTDRSALLVQLANMAIHPESVPINKLVKVAGTPLENVEDLDDFIFIKTIAIARIMMPKSHVRLSAGRDDMSEQTQALCFMAGANSIFYGCKLLTTANPDENSDMRLFKKLGINKEKVHFSPFEQEKKIDAAIIRYREKDELFYDATATL